The segment TCCCGGGCTCGGCCTGCTCGGGCTTCAAGCGGTCGCCACGCGCGACTACAACACCGTCATGGGCGTGGCCTGCGTGGTCGCGCTGGTGACCTTGCTCGCCAACCTCGCCGCGGATCTCGTCTACGCGGCCATCGACCCGCGCACCACCCATGGCTGAGCCCACGAGCGCATCGCGTCGGACCTGGGCGCGCTACTGGGCGCGCCCGCGGCACCGCATCGCCGTGGGATTGCTGGTGCTCTTCATGGGCGCGGCGCTGCTCGCGGATGCGCTCGCGTCGGACCTGCCGCTGTACCTCGAGCTCGACGGAACGCGCTTCGTGCTCCCGTGCCTCACGCATCCGCTCCCGCTGCGCGGGCTCGACAACGCCGCGCTCCAGAAGCTGCCCGCCAATCGCGTGGGCGCGCTCTGGCTGCCGCCGATTCCCTTCGGACCCGCGCGGACCGATGTCACCGCGGCGCTGGCACCGCCGTCGTCGACGCACTGGCTGGGGACGGACTCCGTGGGCCGCGACGTGCTCGCCCGCGTGGTGCACGGCGCGCGCGTCTCGCTCGCGGTGGGCCTGCTCTCGACGGCCCTGGCTACGCTCATCGGGCTCCTCCTCGGCGCCCTCGCGGGCTACGGCGGTGGCGTGACCGATGTGCTGCTCGCGCGGTCCATGGAGGTCGTGCAGACGTTTCCTGCGCTCTTCTTGTTGCTGGGCCTGCTCGCTCTGGTTCCGAGCGCAGGGATCGTCACGCTCATCGCCGTCCTGGGGCTCACGCGCTGGGTGGAGATGGGCCGGCTCGCGCGCGCGGAGACGCTCCGGGTGCGAACGCTCGACTACGTGCTCGCCGCCCGCGCGCTGGGCTCGCCGCCCTGGCGCACGTTCGCGATCCACGTCTTGCCTGCAGCGGCCGGACCGGTCCTCATCGCCTCCAGCCTGCTGGTGGGGAGCATGGTGCTGCTCGAGAGCTCGCTCGCCTTCCTGGGCCTGGGCGCGCCGCCGCCGACCGCCAGCTGGGGCGAGCTCCTCTCCCAGGCCCGGGGCGCGCCGGCGGCCTGGTGGCTCACGCTGGGGCCGGGCACGTGCATCTTCTTGGTGGTCGTGGGCTGCAACGTCCTGGGCGAGGGGCTGCGAGAGGCGCTCGGCGGCCGATCCGGGGCTCCAGCCGGAACATTGCCCCCTCGAAAACTTTGAGCCTACAATTCGACTCTGTGTGCGCGCCGAAAGCCCGGCGCGGGCAAGCACTTACGGCACCATGGCCATTCGACTCGGCGAGCTGCTGCTCAAGGCAAACGTCATCACCGAGGCCCAGCTCAAGGCCGCCCTCGACGAGCAGAAGCGTTGGGGCGGCAAGCTCGGCGAGATCCTCGTGCGGATGACGTTCGTCACCGAGGACTTGATGGTGAAGGCGCTGGCCAAGCAGCTCGGCGTGACCCGCGTGGATCTCGACCCGCTCCCGCCTGTGCCCAAGCCGGTGCTCCACCGCATCCCGCATGAGGTCGCGCGCGATCTGCAGTCCGTCGCGCTGCAGCTCAAGGACGACAAGACGCTCGTGGTGGCCATGGCCGAGCCCACCAACCTCGAGCAGCTGGACACACTGCAGAAGGTCTCGCGCTGCAAGATCTCCCCGGTCATCGCCACGCCCACGCAGATCGCGCGCCTCATCGCGCGGTCCTACGAAGACAGCGACTCGGGCTCGCTGGATTCCGATTCGGGCGAGGGCTTCAAGGTCGTCGACGCCCAGGGCAAGACGGTGGTGAAGAGCATCGCCGAGCTCGAGGCCCGCGGCGCGGCGGCACACGCGCCCAAGGGGCCTGCGCCACGGCCAGCAGCGCCTCCTCCCGGCTCGCCCGGCGTGGCGGCCCCGGCTCAGACCGGCGCGTCGGTGATGCTCACGCACATCGAAGAGGCCCAGCGGAAGGAAGTGGCCGCGCTCAAGGCCATGGTGGAGCTGCTCATCGAGAAGGGCGTTTTTTCCCGCGAGGAGTACCTGGCGCGGGTGAGGCGATAGCGTAGACGGCTTCCGGCACCTGGGAACCACGACATGGCGCGCGCCAAGCTCGGCGAGATCCTCATGCAGCGCGGCGTCATCGACGCGGCGCTGCTCAAGCGCGCGCTCGGCGAGCAGACGCGCTTCGTGAGCCAGAAGTTCAAGCTGGGCCAGCTCCTCGTGGACATGAAGGCCTGCTCCTGGGAGCAGGTGGCCGAGGCGCTCGCGGAGCAGCAGAGCGTGCCCTATGCCAACCTCGAGGGCCTCGAGGACGGCATCGTGAAGCTGGTGCCGCTCGAGGTCTGTGAGAAGTGGCAGGCGGTCGTCATCGGCCGCGACCCCGGGCCGCCGGAGCAGGTGAGCGTGGCGTTCGCCGACCCGGCCGATCTGGTGGCCGTGGACGCGCTGCGGCTGCGCGTCGGGCGGCGGCTCAAGGTCTTCATCGCCGCGCCCAACCGCATCAAGGCCACGCTGGATCGCGTCTTCCGCGGGACGACGGGGCTGGAGCCCACGCACCCGTCGGTGTCGCTGGACGATGACTTCTTTGGCGACGCGCCCACCAACCTCGCCGTCGAGCACTTCGACGCCGGGAGCTTGAACCTGCCGGACCAGGGCGCCTCCGCCGTCGCTGTCGTCGAGAGCGGCTCGAGCGGGATCTCCCTGGGCGAAGAGGGCTTCGACTCGCTCTTCTCCGCGACGCCCACGGCGTCGGAGTCGCGCGCGCCTCGCGGGAACACGCCGCCGCCAGGGGTCTTGAGCATGGCGGACATGGTGCCGGGCATGAGCGCGCCCGAGCCGGCCGAGGATCCGCTCGCGAGCC is part of the Deltaproteobacteria bacterium genome and harbors:
- a CDS encoding ABC transporter permease, with the translated sequence MAEPTSASRRTWARYWARPRHRIAVGLLVLFMGAALLADALASDLPLYLELDGTRFVLPCLTHPLPLRGLDNAALQKLPANRVGALWLPPIPFGPARTDVTAALAPPSSTHWLGTDSVGRDVLARVVHGARVSLAVGLLSTALATLIGLLLGALAGYGGGVTDVLLARSMEVVQTFPALFLLLGLLALVPSAGIVTLIAVLGLTRWVEMGRLARAETLRVRTLDYVLAARALGSPPWRTFAIHVLPAAAGPVLIASSLLVGSMVLLESSLAFLGLGAPPPTASWGELLSQARGAPAAWWLTLGPGTCIFLVVVGCNVLGEGLREALGGRSGAPAGTLPPRKL
- a CDS encoding general secretion pathway protein GspE, producing the protein MAIRLGELLLKANVITEAQLKAALDEQKRWGGKLGEILVRMTFVTEDLMVKALAKQLGVTRVDLDPLPPVPKPVLHRIPHEVARDLQSVALQLKDDKTLVVAMAEPTNLEQLDTLQKVSRCKISPVIATPTQIARLIARSYEDSDSGSLDSDSGEGFKVVDAQGKTVVKSIAELEARGAAAHAPKGPAPRPAAPPPGSPGVAAPAQTGASVMLTHIEEAQRKEVAALKAMVELLIEKGVFSREEYLARVRR